A genomic window from Xyrauchen texanus isolate HMW12.3.18 chromosome 15, RBS_HiC_50CHRs, whole genome shotgun sequence includes:
- the LOC127656050 gene encoding guanine nucleotide-binding protein G(I)/G(S)/G(T) subunit beta-3-like, which produces MGEMEQLRKEAESLKDEITAARKAVQDLTLQDHVAGTSVVGRVQLKIRKTLRGHLAKIYAMHWGTDSNLCVSASQDGKLIVWDTYSTNKVHAIPLKSSWVMTCSYAPSGNMVACGGLDNMCSIYNLKGKDGNVKVMRELAAHNGYLSCCRFLSDTEIITSSGDCTCFLWDIETGSQKTVFAGHLGDCMSLGVAPDFNTFISGACDFTAKLWDIRDGQCRQTFGGHESDINAIGFFPNGNAVITGSDDATCKLYDLRADQELITYQDSAIMCGVTSLAPSLSGRLILAGYDDFNCNIWDSLKAERVGVLSGHDNRVSCIGVSSDGMACCTGSWDSFLKIWN; this is translated from the exons ATGGGTGAAATGGAGCAACTGAGAAAAGAGGCAGAGAGCCTGAAGGATGAGATCACT GCAGCTCGTAAAGCAGTGCAGGACCTCACACTGCAGGATCATGTGGCAGGGACATCTGTTGTGGGACGTGTCCAGCTAAAGATCAGGAAGACATTGAGAGGACACCTGGCCAAAATCTATGCCATGCACTGGGGGACAGACTCAAa TCTGTGTGTCAGTGCATCCCAGGATGGCAAGTTGATTGTATGGGACACCTACTCCACCAATAAG GTGCATGCAATCCCACTGAAGTCCTCATGGGTGATGACATGTTCGTACGCACCTTCAGGAAACATGGTGGCGTGTGGTGGACTGGACAACATGTGCTCCATCTATAACCTGAAGGGCAAAGATGGTAATGTTAAGGTCATGCGGGAGCTCGCAGCACACAATG GTTACCTGTCTTGCTGCCGCTTCCTGAGTGACACTGAAATCATCACCAGTTCTGGAGACTGCACCTG TTTTTTGTGGGACATTGAGACAGGATCACAGAAGACTGTCTTTGCTGGCCATCTAGGAGACTGTATGTCCCTGGGTGTGGCCCCAGACTTTAACACTTTCATCTCAGGAGCTTGTGATTTCACAGCCAAACTGTGGGACATCCGTGACGGCCAGTGCAGACAGACCTTTGGAGGCCATGAGAGTGACATCAATGCCATTGGG TTTTTCCCAAATGGCAATGCAGTGATCACCGGTTCAGATGATGCTACCTGCAAGCTGTATGACCTGCGTGCAGACCAGGAGCTCATTACATACCAGGACTCCGCCATCATGTGTGGAGTAACTTCCCTTGCTCCATCCCTCTCTGGAAGACTTATTCTTGCTGGCTATGATGACTTTAACTGCAACATCTGGGACTCGCTTAAGGCAGAGAGAGTGG gaGTGTTGTCTGGTCATGACAACAGAGTGAGCTGTATTGGAGTGTCATCTGATGGCATGGCCTGCTGCACAGGGTCATGGGATAGTTTTCTGAAGATCTGGAACTAA
- the p3h3 gene encoding prolyl 3-hydroxylase 3, protein MALRSNTVVYVALKTAFFLTLNYATITASSGLSSESLSGLLPPYDELYYRGVRAYFMEEWERAAEFIEKSLSTRDMLLRTRRKCHDECLTAGDDTLSYLDPEEGSLWDLRTLEWMQLRAECVKFCMGQSVSPAALLPVSSDIEYEFGTRNPYNFLQVTYYKLDKLQKAASAAHTFFVANPSHLEMRNNIEKYRRMTEVKDESFLDRESEHEKHWEMYDAALLAESSSDWVKAVNKWKECVNETLKQTEECRALCVIASQVLPEEPDTVQGAYERAAALSLSLLSCKQMCVSLVSTRPGRVSALEDFLPMQLEHLHIAQYKAGDLKGAVEILRSLLLFYPTDSDSLSNLQLYTQNLEGDTEAQETGPIQEIALYVSRALQEKRLLYFGMANLDFKFSDPDLWTPEEVVPESLRETWRVEKEQLHEKLKQGEKVEEVDDSGFYAGGSVPEVGVTITMDDHVLNGTNRVVLDGVLSQSECDRVMQLAAVSASVGDGYQGRRSPHTPHEKFEGLTVLRALKLAQDGLVNQSDARLLHEIGETAKVLMHSYFRSHSALFFAFTHLVCRSAIPGHQEGRSDLSHPVHVDNCILEPETRQCWREPPAFTHRDLSAVLYLNDDFEGGEFFFTDRDAKTVTAKVKPSCGRLVGFTSGPVNPHGVTAVTAGRRCALALWFTTEKQHRDMEREEAESLWAADGQSVVKEEKGDGDSTSTPARSGRSQVRSKKRERVTGRRDEL, encoded by the exons ATGGCGCTGCGCTCAAACACTGTTGTATACGTGGCGCTGAAAACAGCGTTCTTCTTAACTCTAAACTATGCAACTATAACTGCAAGCAGTGGACTATCTTCAGAAAGTTTATCCGGACTTTTACCCCCATACGATGAGCTCTATTACCGCGGGGTTCGGGCATATTTTATGGAGGAATGGGAGCGAGCGGCGGAGTTCATAGAGAAATCATTATCCACTCGAGACATGCTCCTGAGAACTAGACGAAAATGTCACGACGAGTGTTTAACAGCAGGAGACGACACACTCTCTTACTTGG ACCCAGAAGAAGGTAGTCTCTGGGACCTGAGGACACTGGAATGGATGCAGCTGCGTGCCGAGTGTGTGAAGTTCTGCATGGGTCAAAGCGTCTCTCCGGCTGCCCTGCTCCCAGTATCTTCAGACATTGAGTATGAGTTTGGAACACGCAACCCTTACAACTTCCTGCAAGTTACCTACTACAAG TTGGATAAACTGCAGAAAGCAGCTTCAGCTGCTCACACATTCTTTGTGGCCAATCCGAGCCACCTGGAGATGAGGAACAACATTGAGAAGTACAGGAGAATGACAGAAGTTAAAGACGAATCCTTCCTGGACAGAGAGAGTGAGCATGAGAAACACTGG GAGATGTATGATGCAGCCCTTTTGGCTGAGAGCTCATCTGATTGGGTGAAGGCAGTGAACAAGTGGAAAGAGTGTGTGAACGAGACGCTCAAGCAGACAGAAGAGTGCAGAGCTCTATGTGTGATAGCATCACAGGTCCTTCCAGAGGAGCCAGACACTGTACAGGGGGCTTATGAGAGAGCTGcag ccctctctctctccttgctgTCATGCAAACAGATGTGTGTGTCCTTGGTGTCGACTCGACCTGGAAGGGTTTCTGCTCTGGAGGACTTCCTGCCAATGCAGCTGGAGCATCTTCATATAGCTCAGTACAAAG CTGGTGACCTGAAGGGGGCAGTGGAGATACTGCGCTCCCTGCTGCTCTTTTACCCCACAGATTCAGACTCCCTTAGTAACCTGCAGCTTTACACCCAAAATCTAGAGGGTGACACTGAGGCTCAGGAAACGGGTCCCATTCAG GAAATTGCCTTGTATGTCAGCAGAGCCCTGCAGGAGAAGAGATTGCTGTACTTTGGGATGGCAAACTTGGACTTTAAATTCAGTGACCCG GATTTGTGGACACCCGAGGAAGTTGTGCCCGAGTCACTGCGAGAAACCTGGAG AGTGGAGAAAGAACAACTTCATGAGAAACTGAAGCAGGGAGAGAAAGTGGAAGAAGTGGATGACAGTGGATTTTATGCAG GTGGTTCTGTTCCTGAGGTTGGCGTAACAATCACTATGGATGATCATGTGCTGAATGGGACCAATCGTGTTGTGCTAGATGGTGTTTTGTCCCAATCCGAATGTGATCGTGTGATGCAGCTGGCTGCC GTCTCTGCATCAGTGGGTGATGGTTACCAGGGGCGACGCTCTCCGCACACGCCACATGAGAAGTTTGAGGGTTTGACTGTTCTCAGAGCACTTAAG TTGGCTCAGGATGGACTGGTTAACCAATCAGATGCTAGACTGCTGCATGAGATTGGGGAGACTGCAAAAGTTCTGATGCACTCGTACTTTAGAAGTCACTCTGCTCTCTTCTTTGCCTTCACGCACCTTGTGTGCCGCTCTGCCATCCCAG GGCACCAGGAGGGGCGGTCAGATCTTTCTCATCCAGTTCATGTGGATAACTGCATACTGGAGCCAGAAACCAGGCAGTGCTGGAGAGAGCCTCCTGCTTTCACTCATCGAGACCTCAG TGCGGTTCTTTACTTGAATGATGATTTTGAAGGAGGTGAATTCTTTTTCACTGATCGAGATGCTAAAACTGTCACT GCAAAGGTTAAACCAAGCTGTGGGCGACTTGTTGGCTTTACATCAGGACCTGTCAATCCTCATGGTGTTACTGCAGTAACGGCTGGTCGACGATGTGCACTGGCACTCTGGTTCACCACTGAAAAACAACACAGAGATATG GAACGTGAAGAAGCGGAGTCCTTATGGGCAGCAGATGGACAGAGTGTAGTAAAAGAGGAGAAAGGTGATGGAGATAGCACCTCAACACCTGCCCGCAGTGGGAGAAGCCAAGTCAGGAGCAAAAAGAGGGAAAGAGTGACAGGCAGACGGGATGAACTTTAA